One Pseudomonas lalucatii genomic window carries:
- a CDS encoding baseplate assembly protein, producing the protein MSQFTAINLALVPAPKVVEVIDYEQVLAEMLADLSSRLPDFDTFLESDPVVKILEVAAYRETLLRQRINDAARAVMLPYALGTDLDNLGALFGVTRLEIAPADPSAIPPIAAVYENDSDFRYRIQLSLEGLSTAGPEGAYIFHALSASGQVLDASAISPTPGEVLVTVLSREDDGTASADLLATVGAALTDESVRPLTDFVQVQGATIVPYQVEATLHFYAGPDRAVVMATAQAAIEAYAASQHRLGLDVTLSGIYAALHQPGVQRVELASPSANLVINRQSASYCTAIDLTDGGLDE; encoded by the coding sequence GTGAGCCAGTTCACCGCCATCAACCTCGCCCTGGTCCCCGCGCCCAAGGTGGTCGAGGTCATCGACTACGAGCAGGTCCTCGCCGAAATGCTCGCCGACCTCTCCAGCCGACTGCCGGACTTCGACACCTTCCTCGAGTCCGACCCGGTGGTGAAAATCCTCGAGGTCGCGGCCTACCGCGAAACCCTCCTGCGCCAGCGCATCAACGACGCCGCCCGGGCGGTCATGCTGCCCTATGCCCTGGGCACCGACCTGGACAACCTCGGCGCCCTGTTCGGCGTCACCCGGCTGGAGATCGCCCCGGCCGACCCCAGTGCCATCCCGCCCATCGCCGCCGTTTATGAGAACGACAGCGACTTCCGCTACCGCATCCAGTTGTCCCTCGAAGGCCTCAGCACCGCCGGCCCCGAGGGCGCCTATATCTTCCACGCCCTCAGTGCCAGCGGTCAGGTGCTGGACGCCAGCGCCATCAGCCCGACCCCTGGCGAGGTGCTGGTCACCGTGCTGTCCCGCGAGGACGACGGCACCGCCAGCGCCGACTTGCTCGCCACGGTCGGCGCCGCGCTCACGGACGAATCCGTGCGCCCGCTCACCGACTTCGTCCAGGTCCAGGGCGCCACCATCGTCCCCTACCAGGTAGAGGCCACCCTGCATTTCTATGCCGGGCCGGATAGAGCCGTGGTCATGGCCACCGCCCAGGCGGCTATCGAGGCCTATGCCGCCAGCCAGCACCGCCTCGGCCTCGACGTGACCCTGTCCGGCATCTATGCCGCCCTGCACCAACCTGGCGTGCAGCGGGTCGAGCTGGCCTCGCCCAGCGCCAATCTGGTCATAAACCGGCAAAGCGCCTCCTATTGCACGGCCATCGACCTGACCGACGGTGGCCTCGATGAATAA